AAaagatatcatcatatgaaagtagcaTACCTTTTTTCGTTATGGACTACACATGGTCATATAACATTACTTCTCCACATTTTCTAGCTGACCCAACTAGTCTGGGATTAAGGCTTAGTCATGTATTGACTTTTTATTTACCTGCTTCCTTTTGTTATGCATGATTTCTGGAGTATACAAACACAAAATGCTTTTCTCCAGCTTGGGAGTTGCTCTATTATTATTATCGTTCTACTGACGTAAATTTCTTTCATGCATAGGTAGTTGATGTAGATGTTCTTATCTATCTAATTACATTCTTATTCTGCATGTCCTCATGAATTATGTCATCTCATTATGCTCATATCATTTTTGAggtatttattttatcatgtaAAATACCATATTTCTCAGCTGGAATATACTGTATATTATATTTTACTGCTATAGTTCATGGGCGTGCGCATATTAGTATTACCTGTTGCCTTTTGGCATATTAGTATCCCCCCACCCCCccaaccaaaaaagaaaaaaacaactcCCTTATCATTATATGGACATTCTAATTTTTCATTTCATCTTTTTTATCTATACCAGCTGTCTTGGCTGATAATGGGAGACTTAGACATGTAGAGCGTATTTCTAAGAGATTTGTTGAATTGGCAATGGCGCACAAGGGTGAAGTGAAAGTTATTGTCACAACCGTTATTGTAAGTTCACTTCCTTCTTTTTTGCACTGTTTATATGGATGATAGCTAATGTAAAGTTCATTTATCAAGGAAAAATAGAAATGATGAGACACTAGGTGAAAATGAGTTGATAAAAAAGTATTCCTTGATCCTGTATTTAGTAAGCCACTGTTGGATTGAATAACATGCTCTCTGACTGGAAATACATTGTGGGGAAATATGTAAATGTTCATGTGGAGCTTATGGTTATGGGTTTAATAGTTCTTGCGTATATGTTAAATTAGGAATTGAAAGAAATCACATGCATTTTGACTTAAAAATGttttttcatcatcttttttccCCACTAGTAAGGTTGCTTTACAAGTTCTCCAACAAAATATGTGCTTCTAACCTAtttcttaatatatatatatatatagagagagagagagagagatattagatatagatatagatacagaTATATATGTGcagatgtacatatgtatgtacattcATATAGTAGGTTTTTTACACTAGTTGCACTATTAACTTGTCTGTAATTGCAATCGGTCATTTTTTCCCTTTTAGAGTGTTTCATCGAGTGTTCTCATATGGCTTGGGCTGCTGCCCGcatgaatttattttttcaaaacttAGCTTGTAATCATGGTATCAAACAATCATGCACGTATAGGATGCACTTGGGTGTTAAATTGGCATGATTcatgaaatcaaaatcaaaatttggaTATAATATGCAGAATTCGTGTGCAGATTTGTTCTATTTTTATCAATTTCTTTCTGGCAAATTAAATTTAAGTGTTGCTCTGGTTGGAGTTGGGCCTGTCAGCCAAATTCCAGATTTACCTGTtgagcctattatggtcaagtaAAGTGTAATTTAGTTGGATCTAGTTTTGCATTACCCAGTTCCTAAATTAATTAGCCAGTGGTGTTTAGGCTTGGAACCAGTACCAGATTCCAGAGGTTAGATATCAAAACCATGTTGAGTTTGTGTAATTTGGTTTGGTCCTATCCCCCTGCACCTCTACTTGTTTGACTTTCTCAGAGACATCTATACCCTTTTCAAGTGCAGTGTTGACATAAAACATCATGGGCTGGCATTTGTGTGTTTAGATCAAAGTTTTAAATCTCGTGGAATGGAGGTGTCCCACTATCTCCATGCAACGGGACGCCTCGTTGTCCCATCTTGTCCTGATCACACATCCCAGTAGATATTCTtcatctctctttccttcttttttcctttcttttcttcttttcttttattttcttctaccttcctttctttctttttcttccttctctttgtcatccctttctttcttttttctttttcttcttatttctctttcctttctttcttctttccttcctttcattttcttctccctttccttcatgctttcattttttttcttctttcctttcacttttcaCTTTTTccgtcttcctttctttctttcttctttcttctttcttctttcttgttcTTTTCCTGCATGAATGGGTTTCGAAGTCCCGACCTCATCCCTGTCCCATTTTCTTATAGAAATGGGATGACACTGCCGGGACGCCCCCCATTCCGTCGAGACGTAAAATCTTGGTTCAGATCAATTTGGCCATTATGATGACAGTCTGTGACATTTGTAACATAAACCGTTATTGGAAATGGTGACAAATCAGCTTATTTtgttaattatgaattatatCTTTTCTCCTTGATTCTCCATTGACTGATTATTCACTTTACTGTTatgttttaaattaaacaaaaggTTTATTATTTGTTAGTCAATGCTTCATGGTACCTTTGGCCCCATATTCATGAGGCTGGATAATAAATAGTGTATTCTGTAGCTTCATTGGTATAGGTTGGAACCAGTAAGATGTGGATCGACATTCTTTGGGGAAAATGacagagagaagaggaagaggagaggaaaagGTGCCAGGGATGTATGATGGTGATAGAATTAAAGTAGAATGAGGGTTGCTTTTTGTTGAATCATCTAGAGCTATAGACATTTAAGATGGGCAGTTAGTATTTGCTAAactaaaagaaggaaaaaaaaaaaaaaaaagagatctctCAGCTAATCCTTCAAGTCAATTGTTACAGCATGGTTGCCATTCGTTCAAGGTGTTCTTTTGATAGCCTTTTAAACTATACTTTCTATTAATTCAAATTGTAGTTAATTGTTTTCTGCATCTTGTCACCAGCCACTTCCTGCTGAAGAGGAAAAAGAACTGAAGCAAACATTGCAAGAAATTCTTGGACAAGGGAAAACTGTAATTATAGAACAAAAGGTACGTCTTTGTTGCATAAGGCGTTGCTTATCATTTGCTTAGGTGAATTTTTTAAAAGGTGGTCTTTTGAGTTTCAAAGATTGGTTATTGGATTTCTTGTTTTAAAACTAAACACATTACTTTCCTCTTCCAAGGGATGTTTGCCTCTTTGCTTGTAAttctttcttttcagaaaaagaaaaagctttTTAAAAGCATTTCACGTTTTATCAATTTTCCCATATTGTATGCTCTGCTGCTATTTGTGCTTGTAACTTTTGCCATCACCGTGAACATAACCACATTTCGAAATTGTCTCTAGCGACTTTACATATTTACTTCAAGAAAATTGTGATACATTAGTTTAGGAAGTTACTGTATTCTTTAAGAAACGAAAAGATTTAAAAAGCATGTCCCGTGGACATTGAAACTGTTCCCATAAAAGCCTAGACCGAGCAAccgcttcaaaaagaaaaggagcaGCCTTTTCCTCCCAGAAGTTGGATGTTGAATGATCTTGGTGGATATCAGGCGTTCTAGTTTTTTTTGTGGTTTCCAACGTGTTAGTTATCTTTATCTTTTGgttcatttgattttttttcctcttttttttttggtattgttAGTAGCTGTAGCCAAATGACTTTGAGGTTTGCTTGGTTGACAATAAGTTGGTGCAGTAAaacttcttgctctttatatattGGCTTTGCAGATTGATCCCAGTATTCTTGGAGGTTTGGTGGTTGAATTCGGGCAGAAAGTATTTGACATGTCTATAAAGACAAGGGCAAAGCAAATGGAGAATTTCTTGAGGGAACCTATTAATTTTGGCAGCTTAAAGTAACCCAGATTGGCAGTTCCTAGCAAGATGGCTGACCTGGTAGACCATTCGATACAATTCCTACTTGTCTCTCTCTGACTGAAATAAAGTTTTGAGAGAAGGGCACTCTTAGTCTTATAGGGCATGGCCCGGCATaaatcttttccctttttttcattGCTTGTGTCCTCAAATTCAAGCTTTAAAGTTATTAAGAGCGgccgatttaaatttttttcagtgaATGGATATAATAAACTTTTATTATTATCGTTGACCAGTTTGTGGTATTATTATGCTGTTCTAGCAGGAGTATACTTGACAGACACGGATCTTTGTTAAGTTGTTGTGATTTGACACATCGAAATTAAAATTCTTTTGGACGGTAGAAAATTTCAGTGTTTCATGTGTTGACGATTTTTCAAAAGGTGCGAGATGATCATGGTGATGATGACAATGATTGCTCACCTAATAAAGCATTCTTTATGCCAAAgactttgtaatgaaaatataaaaataaaaaagattgttCTTTGATAATTTGATTGCACCTCGTTAGCATTTGAGTGCAAAGTCATTCCAAGTGATGTTAAAGTGTAGCATACACTATCGTTCAAGTCCCACAGAAAATGTGATTTAATGTGTTGTAATGTGAAGCAGTTGCATTTTTCCTGAAAGTCGGGGAATATCTGGTTGCACGTCCCACAGAAAATGTGATTTAATGTGTTGCGATACGAAGCAGTTGCCTTTTTCCTGAAAGTCGGGGAATATCTGGTTGCGTTTTTGTGGACTTTAACCAAATCAATAACAAAATATTTGGACCTCAAACTTACTTCCATCTACTTATCATTtattaaaacttattttcatcCATCGATCCTATCACGATTTATTAATACTACATAGTGTATGATAAGATTATCACAATGCCTGCCATGGATGAGGCAGAGCCGGATAAAGGAGCATCAAGAATTCTCAAGTACAGTTGCAGGATAAAATCAGGTGACACCCAGGTGCCAAGCTCCCAAACCAGAAAGCCCGTGAATTAACTACAACCTTTTGGAACCACCGATACCAAATTAACCAACGTAATTTCCCTTTAAAGTATGAAATTGTATGGCGATTTGAAGTACCATGGTATCTTTCTGAATATCAATTCTACATTCTATCAAAAATTCATAACCTCTTTTAGTCaatcaaaaaatatcttttgcAGGGCACTTCAAAGTTTGTTGTTGATGACACAAAAGCCTAAACCCAAAGATGCCTAAGAGCTTGAATCATTCTACAGAGACAAGCAAGCCTTCGGCTTTAGTTCCACTCATTCAAGAGTATCTGCTATTGCTATGCAATCATGCAGCCACAAAACAGGGGCAAAAACCACAGACATTAGATGCCTATTTATTTAGTTGGCAGTGTCAGCAGACGCTGCCGAGTCTGCTGAGGTGGAAGTCGCAGTTGCATCCCTTGGGCACTGAGATACATAAGGCTTCAGCTGCaccagtatatatatataaaattagaaaaaaaatggaaatgATAAAGAGCAATAACCCAAAAAGTTTTTTGTCATAGGTTGAGCTGATTGTCAACGGTGCAGGTATAAGCTGAATATGCTTTTACAAAATTGGTTTTACCAATGATATAAACTGTTGTATTTGCTTTCTAGTCATAAATATTCAGCAGATAATTATAGTATGGTCGCATGTAATTGAATTTTCTCTTTACTGACATCAGTCTTATGTTAGAGGAGGTTGAATGTAACTTGTGAAAAAAGAGTGGCCCATGATTAAGGCCATAATTACCATAGGTTGCACAGTAATTGCAGACTTGTATCAGGCTATCACTACTCACACCAGCCACAATTCCTTGTTTGTACATTTCCTTGGTAACTCTATTTGCTACAGACTTGTACCCTGAACATTCATGCAGCTACGACTAAGGACAACCTCCAGCCAGGTGATTTGGGATTTAGAGGGAATGAAAGAGAGGATAGATGGAGGATCAGCTCATTTCCTTGGTAACTCTAGTTGCTACAGCCTTATACCCTGAACTTTCATGCAGCTACATCCGAGTACAACCTCTAGCCAGGTGATTTGGGATTTAGAGGGAACGAAAGAGAGAATAGTTGGAGGATCAGCTCAAAAATGGGCGGGAGAAGATGCCATGGGATCGCAATGCTGGGGAGGTGGGGGGAGAGTCAGAAGACTAGAAGAGCATCAATTATCTTCTTTGtagaaataaaatataccatTACAAGTAACAATTTGATCAAATGCTTGGTGATAATTAACAAATGAAAAATGAGTACAGATATTATGGAATGATATAGTAAAGGTGTACCACTAAGCACTATGTTTGTGTTGCTTTAACCCTTGATTGTGTAATGTATAATTCTGAAAACAAATCATACTTGTCAACCGCAGCTATCATATTCCTGAATTGTAAGCACAAGATCTTGcttagtttctaaaaatttaagatattGATGTAAAACATAGCCAAAGTTTATGTTTCTTTTAAATCCCTTTCAACATCTACATGTCTTTAATCTTACTTAAAACTACAAAGTTTAAATTCAAAAGATCAATTTTcacctttaccaaaaaaaaaaaaaaaaaagagagagagagatcaattTTCACCAAAAAATTCAAAACATCATTAAAAAACTAATACTATAACTCCACAAGGCTTCGACCAGTACTGTTTCAGATAAAACTTCAGACCCCGACATTAATTTAGTGCTACCGAACTACATTTAATCATGCTATGAGGTAGTATGCTATTTTGTTGGTACATTAcaatgtgtgtgcgtgtgtgtatgtaataaacaactaTAGGATGTAATGCTTTAATCATATCCTGTATCACGAATGTATTCAGATACATCATGACATATTATATACCATACAGCAAAAGCTAACAGTAAATGACCACAAAAAACAATACGTTATATTGAAAAGCCATATAATTTCAAAAGGAAACACATAGTATAGCATATAAATTAGCTTTTATAAAATAACCAACAAGCATTCCCAGAATAACTGCTTGATCAGATAAGCATTCAAAATCAGAGTATCAACGGATGATAATGCCATGAGTTATAATGCTAGCAAGGTAGAGATTACCTTAAAGTCAGTCAAATCCGGGACCACATAACGTGGCAACTTTTCATCCATCACAACGTACCCACCTGTTCATATGGTTGACTTCAAACAATGAAAATCACATTTCACTAAATTCGAATCCAAATCAGACTTATGACATTATTTTGAAGGCTTTCAAGTTTGTTTACATACAAATTACATGACCTAGTTCCTCAGTTTCTCCAAAAGTTTGAGTAAATAGAGACTGGGAATGAAGTTAGAAGATAGTGGTAACCTTTACGAGTGTGGAAACCAGTGGGCTTGCAATTCTTTCCCTTGTAATAGTCTCGAGGCCCTCTTTTCGAAGATAATATATTTAATGATGAAGTTCGTTTCCTCCGCATCGCCCTCCCTAACCCTATGATCAATCCCAATGGCATATTCTGATCCTTCCCCAACCAAAAGAAAACACATAACACAATTTTAaatgtaagaaaaaaattatatagttGAAATAAATGGCACGAATGTGAGTATCAGTTTCTATACGAAACAAACTCAGAAGCGAATCTATGTAGGTAATCATGAATATCAAATTTCCAAAAACACTTCATTGATAAGCAGTAAAACTCAAGAACCAAGATGAACAGATATGGCTGTCAACCAACAAAAATGaagaacatgaaaaaaaaaaaaaagaaatgacacATTGCTACTAAAATGTTTCACAAAGTTATGCTAAAGCAGAGTGCTTTTGTTATAAAAACAAACTCTTGGTTATTCTTTTCGGGGGCACATGTGTCAAAtctttggggaaaaaaaaaagatcgacatccacctttttataaaaataagtacAAAAGATGGTATGGCCATCAAAATTCATTGACAATATGGACAGATTATATCAAAGGGGCAGCATGGAAAGGCCAAGGAACAGGGGAGAAAAGGGGAATGGGGTGGTGTGGTGTGGAGAAATTATGAAAGAGGGGAAGCAAACATGGGCTGTAACAGAGTTACATCGGACAAAAACACCGAATTCTTCACCACCTGAATTATTTTGCACTGCCCTTTTCCTTTAAGAATCAAGATCCACTAAGTGTTGGCAACTTTGTTAAAAACTGACTTAAAAAAGGCATATAACTATGTGGAATTAGACCATCTTATCTGTTGTAGATGAATTTGGTTCTGGAGTCTCATCAGATTAGCTCATATTTTACTATTAACTAATAAAATTCTCCTAGTTTCtttctttcagatttcatgaaaCCCATGACCAGGCCATCCATTCTCTCCTTCATGTTTAAATTATGAAGATGTCATGGTCCGAACGATGAACCAGATGAGGGTTTTGCTGGTAGGTTATTTAGGCTATGGTATAACAACATGCAGATAATATGACCATTTTTTTGGTGTCCATTAGTTGATGAAGGAATTGTTAAATGTTTACCTGAAGCTATGTG
This genomic window from Elaeis guineensis isolate ETL-2024a chromosome 13, EG11, whole genome shotgun sequence contains:
- the LOC105056307 gene encoding ATP synthase subunit O, mitochondrial, with the protein product MVDKVESEILDIVEASKRSPLFSQFIKDLSVPRETRVKAVKEVFAEAGFSDTTKNFLAVLADNGRLRHVERISKRFVELAMAHKGEVKVIVTTVIPLPAEEEKELKQTLQEILGQGKTVIIEQKIDPSILGGLVVEFGQKVFDMSIKTRAKQMENFLREPINFGSLK
- the LOC105056306 gene encoding uncharacterized protein isoform X1, translated to MERVLVDQNMPLGLIIGLGRAMRRKRTSSLNILSSKRGPRDYYKGKNCKPTGFHTRKGGYVVMDEKLPRYVVPDLTDFKLKPYVSQCPRDATATSTSADSAASADTAN
- the LOC105056306 gene encoding uncharacterized protein isoform X2, which gives rise to MERVLVNMPLGLIIGLGRAMRRKRTSSLNILSSKRGPRDYYKGKNCKPTGFHTRKGGYVVMDEKLPRYVVPDLTDFKLKPYVSQCPRDATATSTSADSAASADTAN
- the LOC105056306 gene encoding uncharacterized protein isoform X3, which gives rise to MPLGLIIGLGRAMRRKRTSSLNILSSKRGPRDYYKGKNCKPTGFHTRKGGYVVMDEKLPRYVVPDLTDFKLKPYVSQCPRDATATSTSADSAASADTAN